In the genome of Longimicrobium sp., the window GCACCTCGGCCACGGCAAAGTCCAGCAACGGGCGAACGCCGCAGAAGCCCACCAGCCGGTCCGGGTAGCGCCCCACCTGCGCCGCCGTCCAGTCGTTCTCCGCGCGCGTGGTCGCCTCGTCGCTGTGCCAGTAGCCGACCGAGAGGACGACGGCGCGCTCGATCCCCGCCTCGTCCAGGTTGTCGATCAGGTTGTCCGCCGTAATCACGCGCTCGAACGCCCACTCGGGGATGCGCATCAGCAGCTCCGTGGCGATGCGCCACCTACCCCCGGCATCCCGCCGCAGGCCCATGGAAAAGGCCAGGTTCGTGCGGCCGGACTGCACGCTGAGAACCTCGCCAGCAACGTGCGCGACGGTCCCATCCACGGAAACCGCGTTGGCGACGAACCGTCTGCCCGGCTGCATCCCATCCACCGCGGCGGCCGCCGCCTCGCGGCCCCGCACCCACGGCAGCGTTTCTTCCGTGAGATCCACCACCTGCGCGTCGTCGGTGTAGAGGGCGCCCGCGTCGGCGCTGCCGCTCAGCCGGCCGCGCTCGCGGAGCAGCGAGTCCAGCGCCGCGGGCAGGGCGACGGCCGGGAGCGACGCGGGACGCTTGGTGACCGAGGCCGGCCCCACCAGGTGCTGGTGATGGTCGACGAGCGGAACGATCCGGGCCCGCTGCGCGCGAGGCGGCGAGGCAGCCGACGTTTCGCTTGCGGGCGAAGCGGGCATGCTCGAACTCGCAGGTGCGGCGCAGCCCGGGGCGATCGCGAGGATGGCGGCGACTGCGAAGGCGGATGTCCATCGCGTGGAGGTCGGGCGACCGGAGTGGCCCTGCCGCGCCAGGACGGCGAATGCGGGAGAAGCGGACTGCGGCGGTACGGATTGGAGCGATCGCGGGATCATCAGGCAGCAGGCAGGGGTGAGATCTTGCTTCAAGACAGGTTTGATGCCGGCGGGGCGGCAAACGTTTGCAGGCCGAGTCGCATCCACGGCGGCGGTGCCGCGAGCCATTCCCGTTCGCGTCGCACGGCAGCGAGCGGCTTGCCGCGCCGAAGCAGAAGAGGGGCCGGACCTCCGAGAGGGGTCCGGCCCCTTTTCCCGCGTTGGATACTGGATGCCCGGGGTTGCGTGGACGGGGGCGGCGCGTACCATTCAGGGGCTGTTCACTCCGTCTACTCGCATCCCGTCCGATGCTCATCATCCCGCAGCTCGCGCGCGACGCCTGGGCCGGCGCGCTGGACCTGGTGTTCGCGCCCGTCTGCGTCTCCTGCCGCGCGCCCGTCCCCACGACGCTCCCGGACCGCGTCGTCTGCCAGGTGTGCTGGGCGCGCTGCCGCCCCCTCCCCGCGCCGCGGTGCGACCGATGCTGGGGGCCGGTGCCGGCGCGCGAAGACCCGCGCCCCAAGTGCCGCACGTGCGGCGACTGGCCCGCGGCCGTCCGCTCCATCCGCTCGGCGTACGTGATGGACGACGTCCCGCGCGACCTGGTGCACGCCCTCAAGTACCAGGGGTGGGAAGCCGCCGCGGGACCCATGTCCGCCCGGATGGCCCGCATCACCTGGCCGCGCGACGTGAGCGACGAGGCGCGGCTGGTGGTCGCCGTGCCCACCAGCAAGGCGCGGCTGCGGGAGCGCGGCTACAACCAGGCGGCGCTGCTGGCCGCCGGGTTCGCCGCGCGCACGGGCCGCGTCGCCGCCCCGGAACTGCTGGAGCGAACGCGCGCCACGGCCACGCAAACGGCCTTGCATCCCAGCGAACGCCGGGCTAACGTAGCGCGCGCTTTTTCCGTCCCCGCCAGGCAGGCGCCACGGGTTCGCGGCGAGCACCTGATGCTCGTGGACGACGTGTGGACCACGGGTGCCACGGCGCTTGCATGTTCGCAGGCGCTGCTGGAGGCGGGGGCGCGCGTGGTGAGCGTCGCGACCTTCGCGCGCGTCATCCCGGAGCTGGAGCGCCTGGGCTGAGAAAGCCCGGCGCTCCGCCGATTTTTTTCCATATTCACCACACGAGCGAGCACATGCCCATTCGCGTCGCCATCAACGGGTTCGGCCGCATCGGCCGCAACGTCCTCCGCGCGGCCAAGCAGGCGGGGGCCACCGACATCGATTTCGTGGCCGTCAACGACCTGACGGACACCAAGACCCTCGCGCACCTGCTGCGCTACGACTCGGTGCACGGCAAGTACCCCGGCACCGTCGAAGCCCGCGAGAATTCGCTGCTGGTGGATGGCGACGAGATCCGCGTCTACGCCGAAAAAGACCCGTCGGCCCTGCCGTGGCGCGACCTGGAAGTCGACATCGTCATCGAGTCCACCGGCCGCTTCACCGACCGGGCGAGCGCGGCCAAGCACCTGGAGGCGGGCGCCAGGAAGGTGATCATCAGCGCGCCGGCCAAGGGTGAAGACATCACCATCGTGCTGGGCGTCAACCAGGACAAGTACGACGCGGCCAACCACCACGTGGTCAGCAACGCCAGCTGCACGACCAACTGCCTGGCCCCCGTGGTCAAGGTGCTGCTCGACAACTTCGGGTTTGAGCGTGGATTGATGACGACCATCCACGCCTACACCAACGACCAGAACATCCTGGACCTCCCCCACAAGGACCTGCGCCGCGCCCGCGCCGCCGCCCTGTCGATGATCCCCACGACGACGGGCGCCGCCAAGGCCACCAGCCTGGTGATTCCCGAGGTGAAGGGAAAGATCGACGGGATGGCCGTGCGCGTGCCCACCCCCGACGTCTCCGTCGTGGACCTGACCTGCGAGCTGGGCCGCACGGTGACCGCCGCCGAGGTGAACGACGCCCTGCGCGCCGCCGCCGAGGGGCCGCTGAAGGGGATCCTGGCGTACGAGGAGCAGGAGCTGGTGTCCATCGACTACACCGGCAACCCGGCGTCCTCCATCATCGACGCGGCATCCACCAGCGTGGTGGCCGGCCTGGTGAAGGTGGTCGCCTGGTACGACAACGAGTGGGGCTACAGCTGCCGCTGCGTTGACCTGGCCCGCTTCATGGGCGAAAAGCTGTGAGCCAGCGCAAGGCCACCATCGCCGACCTCAAGGACGA includes:
- a CDS encoding amidohydrolase family protein, whose translation is MPASPASETSAASPPRAQRARIVPLVDHHQHLVGPASVTKRPASLPAVALPAALDSLLRERGRLSGSADAGALYTDDAQVVDLTEETLPWVRGREAAAAAVDGMQPGRRFVANAVSVDGTVAHVAGEVLSVQSGRTNLAFSMGLRRDAGGRWRIATELLMRIPEWAFERVITADNLIDNLDEAGIERAVVLSVGYWHSDEATTRAENDWTAAQVGRYPDRLVGFCGVRPLLDFAVAEVRRCARELRMKGIKMHFRGSRVDVLNPEHLEKVRRVFQAANEEGLAIVVHSEARGEYARAHAEAFLNHLLPAAPDVPVQIAHLWGGNQYRAEPLAVYAAAIAAGDPRTRNLYFDLAESVPGALGSEDALREITETIRKIGLDRVLYGSDATTAGGARIAQRWAELRHRLGLTDAELQDIADNVAPYLR
- the gap gene encoding type I glyceraldehyde-3-phosphate dehydrogenase, which translates into the protein MPIRVAINGFGRIGRNVLRAAKQAGATDIDFVAVNDLTDTKTLAHLLRYDSVHGKYPGTVEARENSLLVDGDEIRVYAEKDPSALPWRDLEVDIVIESTGRFTDRASAAKHLEAGARKVIISAPAKGEDITIVLGVNQDKYDAANHHVVSNASCTTNCLAPVVKVLLDNFGFERGLMTTIHAYTNDQNILDLPHKDLRRARAAALSMIPTTTGAAKATSLVIPEVKGKIDGMAVRVPTPDVSVVDLTCELGRTVTAAEVNDALRAAAEGPLKGILAYEEQELVSIDYTGNPASSIIDAASTSVVAGLVKVVAWYDNEWGYSCRCVDLARFMGEKL